A window of Candidatus Niyogibacteria bacterium contains these coding sequences:
- the secA gene encoding preprotein translocase subunit SecA: protein MFGNIARIFGNANEKFLKQLNSLVERINSLERDFKDLKDGDLPEKTQEFKERLKKGETLDDLLPEAFALVREAAKRTLNQRHYDVQLLGGIILHQGKIAEMKTGEGKTLVATLPAYLNALLEKGAHIVTVNDYLSRRDAVWMGQIYHILGLKVGCLNHEASYLYDPIYKNQENEQNKFQNKLDEIRDTEGSFKVVHEFLRPCSRKEAYEADITYGTNNEFGFDYLRDNMAYDLAQVSQKNHYFAVVDEVDSILIDEARTPLIISAPDEESGELYRNFSKIAPRLQKGADYNVDEKMKAVIITDGGIGKVEKILGVENIYTEKGIKYVHHLEQALRAQALFQRDRDYVVKNNEVLIVDEFTGRLMPGRRWSDGLHQAIEAKEGVSVQRESRTMASITFQNYFRMYEKLSGMTGTALTSAEEFHKVYNLEVLAVPTNKPLIRKNFSDKIFQTEKGKFQAVVEKIKECRKKNQPILVGTVSIKKNEKLSALLTREGVPHKLLNAKNHEKEGAIIAQAGRPGAVTIATNMAGRGVDILLGGNPALPGEADKVREAGGLFVMGTERHEARRIDNQLRGRAGRQGDPGQTQFLVSLEDDLMRVFGSEKIKKMMGAFGIPENEPIENKIVSRALESAQAKIEGFNFDARRHILEYDDVMNRQRQLIYRRRREILVGQGGEIEKRAAELVEDELTDLIDFHAQGDTAEWKIKEISENLRARLETDESVGRELIKITESGESTNEIREKIKDYVLELWRNFLAKKKKDLGEENFSRLLKMLMIQIMDMLWVGHLEAMDYLRSSVRLRAYGQHDPLIEYKNEGARIFKELEAAIRAHLSHLILKISGQPTLSTTKSREIQQSGKKAGRNDPCPCGSGKKYKKCHGQ, encoded by the coding sequence ATTTTTGGAAATATCGCGAGAATTTTTGGCAATGCCAATGAAAAATTTTTAAAACAGCTCAATTCTCTGGTGGAAAGAATTAATTCTCTGGAAAGAGATTTTAAAGATTTAAAAGACGGCGATCTGCCGGAGAAAACTCAAGAATTTAAAGAACGGCTTAAAAAAGGAGAGACCTTGGACGATCTTCTGCCGGAAGCTTTTGCTTTGGTCAGAGAAGCGGCAAAAAGAACTCTGAATCAGCGCCATTATGACGTCCAGCTTTTAGGCGGCATAATTCTTCATCAGGGAAAAATCGCTGAAATGAAAACCGGCGAAGGCAAGACTTTGGTGGCTACTCTGCCTGCTTATCTTAACGCGCTTCTGGAAAAAGGGGCGCATATCGTGACGGTAAACGATTACTTAAGCCGCCGAGACGCGGTCTGGATGGGGCAGATTTATCATATTCTTGGATTGAAAGTCGGATGCCTGAATCATGAGGCCAGTTATTTATACGATCCAATTTATAAAAATCAGGAAAATGAGCAAAATAAATTTCAAAATAAACTTGATGAAATAAGAGACACCGAAGGATCATTTAAAGTAGTCCATGAATTTTTGCGGCCTTGTTCCCGCAAAGAGGCTTATGAGGCGGATATCACTTATGGCACTAATAACGAATTTGGCTTTGATTATTTGCGCGACAATATGGCGTACGACTTGGCGCAAGTTTCGCAAAAGAATCATTATTTCGCCGTTGTTGACGAAGTTGATTCTATTTTAATTGATGAAGCGCGGACGCCTTTGATAATTTCCGCTCCGGATGAAGAATCCGGCGAGCTTTACCGTAATTTTTCAAAAATAGCGCCGCGCCTTCAAAAAGGCGCTGATTATAATGTTGATGAAAAAATGAAAGCGGTCATTATCACTGACGGCGGAATCGGCAAAGTGGAAAAAATTCTCGGCGTGGAGAATATTTACACGGAAAAAGGCATAAAATATGTTCATCATCTGGAGCAGGCGCTTCGCGCCCAAGCGCTTTTTCAGCGCGACAGGGATTATGTGGTAAAAAACAACGAAGTCCTAATCGTTGACGAATTCACCGGTCGGCTGATGCCCGGCCGGCGCTGGTCAGACGGACTTCATCAGGCGATTGAAGCTAAAGAAGGGGTTTCCGTTCAGCGCGAATCGCGCACCATGGCTTCCATCACTTTTCAAAATTATTTCAGAATGTACGAAAAACTTTCCGGAATGACCGGCACGGCCCTGACTTCGGCCGAGGAATTTCATAAAGTTTATAATTTGGAAGTTTTGGCTGTGCCCACGAATAAGCCGCTTATCCGGAAAAACTTTTCCGATAAAATTTTTCAAACGGAAAAAGGAAAATTTCAGGCCGTGGTTGAAAAAATAAAAGAATGCCGCAAAAAAAATCAGCCGATTTTAGTGGGAACGGTTTCCATTAAGAAAAACGAAAAATTATCGGCTCTTTTAACAAGAGAAGGTGTGCCGCATAAGCTTTTGAATGCCAAAAATCATGAAAAAGAAGGGGCGATTATCGCACAGGCGGGAAGGCCAGGCGCGGTGACGATTGCCACTAATATGGCGGGCCGCGGCGTAGATATACTCCTTGGCGGAAATCCGGCCTTGCCCGGCGAAGCGGACAAAGTCCGCGAAGCCGGAGGATTGTTTGTGATGGGCACAGAACGGCACGAGGCCAGAAGAATTGATAATCAATTGAGGGGGCGGGCCGGCCGGCAAGGCGATCCGGGCCAGACGCAGTTTCTTGTTTCTTTGGAAGACGATTTAATGCGGGTTTTTGGTTCGGAAAAAATCAAAAAAATGATGGGCGCTTTCGGCATTCCCGAAAACGAGCCGATTGAAAATAAAATAGTTTCGCGCGCTTTGGAATCGGCGCAAGCGAAAATTGAAGGTTTTAATTTTGACGCCCGCCGCCATATTTTGGAATACGACGACGTAATGAACCGCCAGCGCCAGTTAATTTATCGGCGCCGGCGCGAGATTCTTGTTGGTCAAGGTGGAGAAATTGAAAAGCGGGCCGCGGAATTGGTTGAAGATGAATTGACTGACTTAATTGATTTTCACGCTCAAGGCGATACCGCTGAATGGAAAATAAAAGAAATTTCTGAAAATCTGCGCGCTCGTTTGGAAACAGATGAAAGCGTTGGCCGGGAATTGATTAAAATAACGGAGAGCGGAGAATCAACGAATGAAATAAGAGAAAAAATCAAGGATTATGTTTTGGAACTTTGGCGAAATTTTTTGGCAAAAAAGAAAAAAGATTTAGGCGAAGAAAATTTTTCACGGCTTTTAAAAATGCTGATGATTCAGATTATGGATATGCTTTGGGTGGGGCATTTGGAAGCGATGGATTATCTCCGTTCTTCGGTGCGTCTTCGCGCTTACGGCCAGCATGATCCTTTGATAGAATATAAAAATGAAGGAGCGCGGATATTTAAAGAATTGGAAGCCGCGATTAGAGCTCATCTTTCGCATTTAATTCTTAAAATCAGCGGCCAACCAACGCTGTCAACAACGAAATCGCGGGAAATTCAGCAATCCGGCAAAAAGGCGGGCCGAAACGATCCCTGCCCGTGCGGTTCGGGAAAAAAATATAAAAAGTGCCACGGGCAATGA
- a CDS encoding arginine decarboxylase, pyruvoyl-dependent, which produces MVPSRIFFTKGVGVHKERLASFELALRAAGIAHCNLILVSSIYPPGVKKISKEEGVKMLRPGEVVFAVYDREATNEPNRLIAASVGVAIPADGNQHGYLSEHHAFGETEEKAGEYAEDLAASMLASTLGIEFNAQTAWDEREQIFKMSGKIVRVSNITQSAVGNKDGLWTTVFAAAVFVE; this is translated from the coding sequence ATGGTTCCATCACGGATATTTTTTACCAAAGGAGTTGGCGTGCATAAAGAACGGCTGGCGTCGTTTGAGCTTGCTCTCCGCGCCGCCGGCATCGCCCATTGCAATCTTATTCTTGTTTCCAGCATTTATCCGCCGGGCGTAAAAAAAATTTCCAAAGAAGAAGGAGTTAAAATGCTTCGGCCCGGCGAGGTGGTCTTCGCGGTGTATGATCGGGAAGCCACCAATGAGCCGAACCGCCTGATTGCCGCGTCCGTCGGCGTGGCGATTCCCGCGGATGGAAATCAACATGGTTATCTTTCCGAACATCATGCGTTTGGAGAAACGGAAGAAAAAGCGGGAGAATACGCGGAAGATCTTGCCGCGAGCATGCTTGCTTCAACGCTCGGCATTGAATTTAACGCTCAAACCGCATGGGATGAAAGGGAACAGATATTTAAAATGTCGGGAAAAATTGTCCGTGTTTCAAATATTACGCAATCGGCTGTTGGAAATAAAGACGGCCTTTGGACGACGGTGTTTGCCGCCGCGGTGTTTGTGGAATAA
- a CDS encoding NUDIX domain-containing protein — protein MENHKLFEISQSAIIQDSAGRILILKKNKKWLLPGGRLEENETWLEGLQREVEEEAGIEKFSIKKILDIDTSDDKNTYIATFLCKVEDVQVKLSSEHQEYVWLNLKDIDKYEFWHEKIKDRLKILLGASQ, from the coding sequence ATGGAAAATCATAAATTATTTGAGATAAGCCAGAGTGCGATTATTCAAGATAGTGCCGGGCGAATTCTTATTCTAAAGAAGAATAAGAAATGGTTATTGCCTGGAGGAAGATTAGAAGAAAACGAAACATGGTTGGAAGGATTACAACGAGAGGTAGAAGAAGAGGCCGGGATAGAAAAATTTTCGATTAAGAAGATTTTGGATATAGATACTAGCGATGATAAAAATACTTATATTGCAACATTTCTTTGCAAAGTTGAGGATGTGCAAGTTAAGTTGAGTAGTGAACACCAAGAATATGTTTGGTTAAATTTGAAAGATATTGATAAGTATGAATTTTGGCACGAAAAGATTAAAGATAGATTGAAAATTCTCCTGGGTGCTAGTCAATAA
- a CDS encoding class I SAM-dependent methyltransferase, giving the protein MRNKNSTKYRYGNFGNLRQHYAEARRGFPQDIIDWFRSFMKNKKARILDLGCGTGISTRQIAESGGVVMGCDIDEQMISEAKKADDGLEYLVAGAENLPFNNSVFDAITTFSAFHWFTNAKALSEIKRTLKTDGIFFVVNKNDAGDFKKRYKEIIKSVLQQDLPEAKKGYEPERLLKESGLKNVQVKSFETSEYFNPEQAIQYLQSVSIWNLVPDDMKPTTLKLLEDYCQEKTVDGKVERKLNIKCVAGRV; this is encoded by the coding sequence ATGAGAAATAAAAATAGCACAAAATATAGATACGGTAACTTCGGTAATTTAAGACAGCATTATGCAGAAGCAAGACGAGGTTTTCCGCAAGATATTATAGATTGGTTTCGGTCGTTTATGAAAAATAAGAAGGCGCGTATTCTTGATTTGGGTTGCGGTACTGGAATTTCAACAAGACAGATTGCGGAAAGTGGCGGAGTGGTTATGGGCTGTGATATTGATGAGCAGATGATTTCGGAAGCAAAGAAAGCTGATGATGGATTAGAATATTTGGTTGCCGGGGCAGAAAACTTGCCGTTTAACAATTCCGTGTTTGATGCTATAACGACTTTTAGCGCTTTCCATTGGTTTACGAATGCGAAAGCGCTATCGGAAATTAAAAGAACGCTAAAGACAGATGGAATATTCTTTGTAGTCAATAAGAACGACGCGGGCGATTTTAAGAAGAGGTACAAAGAAATTATAAAAAGTGTGCTGCAGCAAGATTTGCCAGAAGCAAAGAAAGGATATGAACCAGAAAGATTGTTGAAAGAATCGGGCCTGAAGAACGTTCAAGTTAAAAGTTTTGAAACGAGCGAATATTTTAACCCCGAGCAAGCAATACAGTATCTACAATCTGTTAGTATATGGAATTTAGTACCAGACGACATGAAACCGACAACATTAAAATTACTAGAAGATTATTGCCAAGAAAAAACAGTCGATGGAAAAGTAGAACGAAAATTGAATATAAAATGCGTCGCTGGTCGTGTGTGA
- the raiA gene encoding ribosome-associated translation inhibitor RaiA — MRIHIKTTNFELTSAVKALAQEKLFFPAEKLLETLNNKADIIFEAELAKITKHHKEGKVWRCEINLDLPGIKNILRAGALGESLEEAINLVKSKMEREIKKYKDKSVRKDREVIREIKHNL; from the coding sequence ATGAGGATACATATTAAAACTACTAATTTTGAATTAACTTCCGCCGTTAAAGCGCTGGCGCAGGAAAAACTTTTTTTTCCGGCAGAGAAACTTTTAGAAACATTAAATAATAAAGCCGATATTATTTTTGAGGCGGAACTGGCCAAGATCACTAAACATCATAAGGAAGGAAAAGTTTGGCGTTGCGAAATAAATTTGGATTTACCGGGGATTAAAAATATTTTAAGAGCCGGCGCTTTAGGCGAATCTTTAGAAGAGGCGATTAATTTAGTGAAATCAAAAATGGAACGCGAAATTAAAAAATATAAAGATAAATCGGTGAGAAAAGACAGAGAAGTAATCAGAGAAATAAAACATAATTTATAA